Proteins encoded in a region of the Pseudomonas syringae KCTC 12500 genome:
- a CDS encoding ATP-binding cassette domain-containing protein, with protein MSPDDAYAVELKGVSFKRGARSIFNNVDIRIPRGKVTGIMGPSGCGKTTLLRLMGAQLRPSEGQVWVNGQNLPELSRSDLFDARKQMGVLFQSGALFTDLDVFENVAFPLRVHTELPEEMIRDIVLLKLQAVGLRGAVELMPDELSGGMKRRVALARAIALDPQILMYDEPFVGQDPIAMGVLVRLIRLLNDALGITSIVVSHDLSETASIADYLYVVGDGQVLGQGTPQELMSSDNPRIRQFMTGEPDGPVPFHYPAPDFREDLLGKR; from the coding sequence ATGAGTCCTGATGACGCCTATGCGGTCGAGTTGAAAGGTGTGTCTTTCAAACGCGGTGCGCGCAGCATTTTCAATAACGTTGATATTCGTATTCCGCGCGGCAAGGTCACCGGGATCATGGGGCCGTCAGGCTGCGGCAAGACGACCCTGCTGCGCCTGATGGGTGCCCAGTTGCGCCCGAGCGAAGGGCAGGTGTGGGTCAACGGCCAGAATCTGCCGGAGCTGTCGCGCAGTGATCTGTTCGATGCTCGCAAGCAGATGGGCGTTTTGTTTCAGAGCGGTGCGCTGTTTACCGATCTGGATGTTTTCGAAAACGTCGCCTTTCCCCTGCGCGTGCACACCGAGCTGCCGGAAGAAATGATCCGCGACATCGTTCTGCTCAAGCTTCAGGCCGTAGGCCTGCGCGGCGCGGTGGAGCTGATGCCGGACGAATTGTCGGGCGGCATGAAGCGTCGTGTCGCGCTGGCGCGCGCAATCGCTCTTGATCCGCAGATTCTCATGTATGACGAGCCCTTCGTCGGGCAGGACCCGATTGCGATGGGGGTGCTGGTGCGTCTGATCCGCCTGCTCAACGACGCGCTGGGTATTACCAGCATCGTGGTGTCGCATGACCTCAGCGAGACTGCGAGCATTGCCGACTACCTATATGTTGTCGGCGACGGGCAGGTGCTGGGGCAGGGTACGCCTCAGGAACTGATGTCCTCGGACAATCCACGTATTCGTCAATTCATGACCGGCGAGCCTGACGGTCCTGTACCGTTCCACTATCCGGCGCCGGATTTTCGCGAAGATCTATTGGGGAAGCGCTGA